Proteins encoded together in one Neobacillus sp. FSL H8-0543 window:
- the thiW gene encoding energy coupling factor transporter S component ThiW, with protein MKKTQKLTLTAMMIAIGTLTSNLLYIPVGFTKVFPVQHLLNVLSAVILGPYYAVAQAFGVSMIRNMMGTGSIFAFPGSMVGALLASLLFLKTKKLYLAFTGEVIGTGILGALLSYPIATLFLGQEATLFGFIPLFIFSSFAGGLFGFIILTVFLKNRVILPSATGLDHRR; from the coding sequence ATGAAAAAAACACAAAAGCTTACACTTACTGCAATGATGATTGCCATCGGTACACTTACAAGTAACCTTCTCTATATTCCTGTCGGATTCACAAAGGTTTTTCCCGTACAGCATCTTTTAAATGTACTTTCTGCGGTAATCCTGGGTCCTTATTATGCCGTAGCCCAAGCCTTTGGTGTTTCAATGATAAGAAATATGATGGGAACAGGTTCCATTTTTGCCTTTCCTGGAAGCATGGTGGGGGCACTACTCGCCTCGCTATTATTCTTGAAAACGAAAAAGCTTTACCTAGCCTTTACCGGAGAAGTAATAGGGACAGGTATTCTTGGCGCGCTTCTATCGTATCCAATTGCTACACTCTTCCTTGGACAAGAAGCAACATTATTTGGGTTCATTCCCTTATTTATTTTTAGTTCTTTTGCTGGTGGACTATTCGGGTTTATTATTCTTACGGTTTTCTTAAAAAATAGAGTAATCTTACCCAGCGCAACTGGTTTAGACCACCGTAGATAA
- a CDS encoding iron-containing alcohol dehydrogenase produces the protein MNQFVSPKKIFHGEGSLSKIDEIIRETNVRKVFLLTDPILMELGVIQPVLQILEKEKTQVHLYTNVIPEPSLEIGNLVVDEIRESKAELVIGIGGGSALDLAKAAAVLADNAGRLEDYLNLSGSKKLINKGLPKVLIPTTAGTGAEVTDIAVFSLADTKDVITHEYLLADYAIVDPVLTYTLPPRVTAASGIDAFTHALEAYTSIQATPLTDTLALEAMRRIVGNIKRAVWNGKDKVAREQMALGSLFAGLSFFNAGVAGVHGLAYPLGGLFKLPHGESNAVLLPYVYDNIWPSCIEKMVQIAKVFNLPANEKNDREMAQAVVQSLLELVKEVGLPTTLAEYPIHREDIKRLAENGMKQTRLLRRSPKPLNLESIEQIYQNAYEGVLTNR, from the coding sequence ATGAATCAATTTGTGTCACCTAAGAAAATCTTTCATGGTGAAGGTTCCCTTAGTAAGATTGATGAGATCATAAGAGAAACGAATGTTCGAAAGGTATTTTTGCTTACCGACCCGATTTTAATGGAACTGGGCGTGATTCAGCCAGTCTTACAAATTTTAGAAAAAGAAAAAACTCAGGTTCATTTGTATACTAATGTTATTCCAGAGCCATCCTTGGAGATTGGGAATTTGGTAGTTGATGAGATTAGAGAAAGTAAAGCAGAATTAGTGATTGGGATAGGCGGCGGCAGTGCCTTAGATTTGGCAAAGGCAGCAGCCGTACTGGCGGATAACGCTGGTCGTTTGGAAGACTATTTGAATTTGAGCGGCAGTAAAAAATTAATAAATAAAGGATTGCCAAAGGTACTTATACCGACGACAGCAGGTACGGGGGCGGAGGTTACTGACATTGCGGTTTTTTCATTAGCCGATACAAAAGATGTGATTACCCATGAGTACTTGCTGGCAGATTATGCAATTGTTGATCCAGTCTTAACCTATACCCTCCCGCCTAGGGTAACTGCCGCAAGTGGGATTGATGCTTTTACACATGCATTAGAGGCGTATACTTCGATTCAGGCAACACCTTTGACTGACACCCTAGCGCTGGAAGCGATGCGACGGATTGTTGGAAATATTAAACGAGCAGTCTGGAATGGCAAAGATAAAGTAGCCAGGGAACAAATGGCATTAGGGAGTTTATTTGCCGGTTTAAGCTTCTTCAATGCCGGTGTGGCAGGGGTTCATGGTTTAGCCTATCCACTCGGAGGTTTATTTAAGCTGCCTCACGGAGAGTCGAATGCCGTATTGCTACCATATGTCTATGATAATATTTGGCCATCCTGTATCGAAAAAATGGTACAGATTGCTAAGGTATTTAATCTACCTGCCAATGAGAAAAATGACCGTGAAATGGCTCAAGCTGTGGTTCAGAGTTTACTAGAGTTAGTTAAAGAAGTCGGATTACCAACGACCCTTGCCGAATATCCTATTCATCGTGAGGATATTAAGCGTTTAGCTGAAAACGGGATGAAGCAAACAAGATTACTAAGAAGAAGTCCGAAACCATTGAACTTAGAATCAATCGAGCAAATTTATCAGAATGCCTATGAAGGTGTATTAACAAATCGGTAA
- a CDS encoding thioesterase family protein, with the protein MYKMIIEPRVSETDGVGHINNTTIPIWFEAARNPIFKLFTPDNLFENWKMIIINMNVEYLQQIYFGRNAEVFTWVKKIGNSSLKLYEEIHQDKRVCAKGTVTYVNFNLKTQKSEPIPDEIRRELELHHFLE; encoded by the coding sequence ATGTATAAGATGATAATTGAACCGCGTGTTTCTGAGACTGACGGTGTCGGTCATATTAACAATACAACCATTCCTATTTGGTTCGAAGCAGCCCGAAACCCAATATTTAAATTATTTACCCCAGACAATTTATTTGAGAATTGGAAAATGATTATTATTAATATGAATGTAGAATATTTACAGCAAATCTATTTTGGAAGAAATGCTGAGGTTTTTACTTGGGTAAAAAAAATCGGAAATTCTAGCTTGAAATTATATGAGGAAATTCATCAAGACAAACGGGTTTGTGCTAAGGGTACTGTGACCTATGTTAATTTCAATCTTAAAACACAAAAGTCAGAACCGATTCCTGATGAGATTAGGAGAGAACTTGAATTGCATCATTTTCTAGAATAA
- the thiM gene encoding hydroxyethylthiazole kinase, protein MDKTSIYTILQRVREENPLVHNITNVVVTNFTANGLLSLGASPVMAYAAEEVADMARISRSLVLNIGTLNPQTVDSMILAGKAANDSDIPVVFDPVGAGATNYRTETAQRIMAEINIAVIRGNASEIANVAGQNWTMKGVDAGEAKGNIVELAVAAAKKLNTLVVITGKEDVVTDGETTYVVANGHPILTKVTGTGCLLSSVIGAFAGVERNLFAASVAALSYYGVAAEKAAETTAERGPGSFQIEFLNQLSKVSLEDINQFSSFRKL, encoded by the coding sequence ATGGATAAAACGAGTATTTATACAATTTTACAAAGAGTAAGAGAGGAAAATCCGCTCGTACATAATATCACCAATGTTGTGGTAACGAACTTTACAGCTAATGGGCTGCTTTCACTTGGTGCATCACCAGTCATGGCATATGCTGCAGAAGAAGTAGCAGATATGGCGAGGATTTCTCGTTCGTTAGTTTTAAATATTGGGACATTAAATCCACAAACGGTAGATTCAATGATTTTGGCTGGAAAAGCAGCAAATGATTCTGATATCCCAGTCGTTTTTGACCCAGTGGGGGCCGGGGCTACCAATTACCGAACCGAAACAGCACAAAGGATAATGGCAGAAATAAATATCGCCGTGATTAGAGGAAATGCCTCTGAAATTGCCAATGTTGCTGGACAGAACTGGACGATGAAGGGTGTAGATGCTGGCGAGGCAAAAGGAAACATCGTTGAATTGGCAGTAGCGGCAGCAAAAAAACTAAATACCCTTGTCGTCATCACCGGTAAAGAAGATGTGGTAACGGATGGAGAAACCACCTATGTTGTTGCAAATGGACACCCGATTTTGACAAAGGTGACAGGCACCGGTTGTCTATTAAGTTCCGTAATTGGTGCGTTTGCAGGGGTTGAAAGAAATCTGTTTGCTGCTTCTGTGGCGGCTTTATCCTATTATGGGGTTGCTGCGGAGAAGGCAGCGGAGACTACTGCTGAACGAGGTCCTGGCAGTTTCCAGATAGAGTTCTTAAATCAGCTTTCTAAGGTTTCTCTTGAAGATATTAATCAATTTAGTTCATTTAGAAAATTGTAA
- a CDS encoding ABC transporter permease — protein MKDKWKKWMGDYGLFLLIAILFLSIWEWVVVQGWIPSFILPSPSDIGKSLVENWQLLVEVHLPATLKEVLIGFALAVSVGILLGVAMHFSRLLEKIIYPFLVISQTIPLIAISPIFIMWFGYSIWSKVAVTFLIAFFPIVVSTYDGLKSSGNEYRELLLTMGASRRAIFKKVQIPMALPAIMSGLKMSVVYCVVGATIGEWLGASEGLGYFSRRMSGNLQADAVFAAIFLLSVLGILLFSLINLIEKQLLKRVIK, from the coding sequence ATGAAAGATAAATGGAAAAAATGGATGGGAGACTATGGTCTGTTCCTGCTGATTGCCATTCTTTTCTTAAGTATATGGGAATGGGTGGTGGTTCAAGGATGGATTCCTTCATTCATCTTACCTTCTCCATCAGACATAGGAAAATCATTGGTGGAAAATTGGCAGCTGTTAGTTGAAGTGCATTTACCAGCTACCCTTAAAGAAGTCTTAATTGGTTTTGCTCTAGCCGTAAGTGTAGGAATTTTACTAGGAGTAGCGATGCACTTTTCTCGTTTACTAGAAAAAATTATCTATCCGTTTCTTGTAATCTCGCAGACTATCCCCTTAATTGCGATTTCTCCGATATTTATTATGTGGTTTGGCTATTCGATTTGGAGTAAAGTCGCGGTGACTTTTTTAATCGCCTTTTTCCCGATTGTCGTAAGTACATATGATGGATTGAAATCAAGTGGAAATGAATATCGTGAATTACTTTTAACGATGGGGGCAAGTAGGCGGGCGATTTTTAAAAAGGTGCAAATACCAATGGCACTCCCGGCGATTATGTCAGGGTTGAAGATGTCTGTTGTTTATTGTGTAGTTGGTGCAACGATTGGTGAGTGGCTCGGTGCAAGTGAAGGATTAGGATACTTCAGCCGGCGAATGTCAGGAAACTTACAGGCAGATGCCGTATTTGCTGCAATTTTCCTGCTATCTGTACTTGGTATTTTGCTATTTTCACTCATAAATCTAATCGAAAAACAATTATTAAAAAGGGTTATAAAGTGA
- the thiE gene encoding thiamine phosphate synthase translates to MTTILSDNLRKTLKVYFIMGSVNCKNNNPAEILKEAIAGGITLFQYREKGEGALKGGEKIALAKELKAICRNHQIPFIVNDDIELALLIDADGVHIGQEDESVEAVRKRIGKKILGVSVHTLEEAQAAIREGADYFGIGPVFPTTTKLDAKASQGTKLIEALRAKGYTIPIVGIGGITAENASTVFEAGADGVSVITAISQADSPQSAAIALSAIKK, encoded by the coding sequence ATGACAACAATCTTATCAGATAACTTACGAAAGACACTTAAAGTCTACTTTATTATGGGCAGCGTCAACTGTAAAAATAACAATCCTGCTGAAATTCTCAAGGAAGCGATTGCTGGGGGAATCACCCTATTTCAATATCGTGAAAAAGGAGAAGGCGCATTAAAGGGCGGAGAAAAAATTGCCCTTGCGAAGGAACTCAAAGCCATCTGCAGAAATCATCAAATTCCTTTCATTGTCAATGATGATATCGAATTAGCACTCTTAATCGATGCCGATGGTGTCCATATTGGTCAGGAAGATGAGTCAGTAGAAGCAGTAAGGAAACGGATTGGCAAGAAGATTTTAGGTGTATCTGTCCATACGCTAGAGGAGGCACAGGCTGCCATTCGGGAAGGAGCTGATTATTTTGGAATCGGCCCTGTTTTCCCAACGACAACTAAGTTGGATGCTAAGGCATCACAAGGAACCAAACTGATTGAAGCCTTACGTGCTAAAGGTTATACCATACCCATCGTCGGAATTGGGGGAATCACTGCTGAAAATGCGTCAACTGTTTTTGAGGCAGGAGCAGATGGTGTTTCAGTGATTACCGCCATCAGCCAGGCGGATTCACCACAGTCTGCAGCTATAGCATTGAGCGCAATAAAAAAATAA
- a CDS encoding ABC transporter substrate-binding protein, with translation MKNKIFIFVSIAILFLTACGKNETGTTGNDIDPKLQKVSLMLDWYPNAVHSFLFAAKEKGYFKEQGLNVEIQMPADTNDPLRLVAAEQIDIAISYQPQVIVARGEDIPVQSFGALVRQPLSQLMIHADSPIQIPKDLAGKTIGYSSIPLYEAIIQTMVKKDGGDINKVKMVDIGWDLIPAMATKKTDAIIGGFINHEKILLEKEGYPIRLINPSDFGVPNYYELVLVGSESGLKEKPEVFNKFLAAITKGQQFVQDHPEAGLDLLMKHEDKTSPLEKEIEEKSLEILLPLMDANDKPFGYQDLATWTEVSQWLYDNKVIKNQVKPEDAFINFQVGS, from the coding sequence ATGAAAAACAAAATATTTATTTTTGTAAGTATAGCAATCCTATTTTTAACTGCCTGTGGTAAAAACGAGACAGGAACCACTGGAAATGACATTGATCCAAAGCTCCAGAAAGTAAGTTTAATGCTCGATTGGTATCCGAATGCGGTCCACTCCTTTCTTTTTGCAGCAAAGGAAAAGGGCTATTTTAAAGAGCAAGGGTTAAATGTGGAGATTCAAATGCCTGCCGATACAAATGACCCACTAAGACTTGTGGCCGCAGAACAGATTGACATCGCAATTAGCTATCAGCCTCAGGTGATTGTTGCACGGGGTGAGGATATTCCAGTCCAATCATTTGGTGCGCTTGTTCGCCAACCGTTAAGTCAATTAATGATTCATGCAGATAGTCCCATTCAAATTCCAAAAGATTTAGCAGGGAAAACGATTGGGTACTCTTCCATTCCATTGTATGAAGCTATTATTCAAACTATGGTGAAAAAAGATGGTGGAGATATTAATAAAGTAAAAATGGTCGATATTGGATGGGATCTCATCCCGGCAATGGCAACGAAGAAAACGGATGCTATCATTGGTGGTTTTATCAATCACGAAAAAATACTTCTTGAAAAAGAGGGCTACCCAATAAGACTAATAAATCCGTCAGATTTTGGGGTTCCCAATTATTATGAGTTAGTTCTGGTCGGAAGTGAATCCGGATTAAAAGAAAAACCAGAGGTGTTTAATAAGTTTTTAGCTGCGATTACCAAGGGACAGCAATTTGTTCAGGATCATCCGGAAGCAGGTTTGGACCTTTTAATGAAGCATGAGGACAAAACCTCGCCGCTTGAGAAAGAGATTGAAGAGAAAAGTTTAGAAATACTTCTTCCACTTATGGACGCCAATGATAAGCCGTTTGGCTATCAGGACCTTGCTACATGGACCGAAGTTTCTCAGTGGTTATATGATAATAAAGTGATTAAAAACCAAGTTAAACCAGAGGATGCCTTTATAAATTTTCAGGTTGGTTCATAA
- a CDS encoding TetR/AcrR family transcriptional regulator: MKDRKQHVIKMAHQLFIEKGFQATSIQDILDYSGISKGTFYNYFSSKSELLIAIYKTIYKKLEKDRNELLLGQDPSNIEIFTKQIQLQMITNRRNKLIALYEEVISSNDVDLKQYIKQSRLKSLNWTFSRFIDIFGEEKKPYLLDCAIMFTGILQHNLQYNRLANQSVEKVNDVVRYSVARLVKMVDDVAMMGDQLHEPELLEKWLPDQRKNNHEMIKGLLKIVGPMKASITKCSSDERDQEKYNELLEFILDEIIHTKHPRQFLIESALQTLNQNPKELWHKDLNHLSQHIQTYFNQQEEIDN; the protein is encoded by the coding sequence ATGAAGGACCGTAAACAGCATGTCATTAAAATGGCACATCAGTTATTTATTGAAAAAGGATTTCAAGCGACATCGATTCAGGATATCTTAGATTACAGTGGCATTTCTAAAGGAACTTTTTATAATTATTTTTCATCCAAGAGTGAACTGCTAATTGCAATATATAAAACCATATACAAGAAGCTGGAAAAAGATCGGAATGAATTGCTGCTGGGTCAAGATCCATCTAATATTGAGATTTTTACTAAGCAAATTCAATTGCAAATGATAACCAATAGAAGAAACAAACTGATTGCTTTGTATGAAGAGGTGATATCCTCAAATGACGTTGACCTTAAACAATATATTAAACAAAGCCGATTAAAATCGCTTAATTGGACGTTCAGTCGCTTCATCGACATCTTTGGTGAGGAAAAGAAACCATACCTATTAGATTGTGCCATCATGTTTACGGGAATCTTACAACATAATCTACAATATAATAGACTGGCTAATCAATCGGTTGAAAAAGTGAATGATGTGGTTCGTTATAGTGTGGCACGTTTGGTGAAGATGGTTGACGACGTGGCGATGATGGGAGATCAATTACATGAGCCCGAGCTATTGGAAAAATGGCTCCCTGATCAAAGGAAGAATAATCACGAAATGATCAAGGGTCTATTGAAAATCGTTGGTCCCATGAAAGCGTCGATAACAAAATGCTCGTCAGACGAAAGAGATCAAGAAAAATACAATGAACTTTTAGAATTCATATTGGATGAAATCATCCATACCAAACACCCAAGACAATTCCTAATCGAAAGCGCATTACAAACACTAAATCAAAACCCAAAAGAACTCTGGCATAAAGACCTGAACCACCTCTCGCAGCACATCCAAACCTACTTTAACCAGCAAGAGGAAATTGACAATTAA
- the thiD gene encoding bifunctional hydroxymethylpyrimidine kinase/phosphomethylpyrimidine kinase: MIKKVLTIAGSDSGGGAGIQADLKTFQEFEVFGMTALTAVTAQNTLGVQAVYPMTADAVVKQIQSIGEDIGADAIKTGMLFNAEIIEAVSESLKFYQWDNIVVDPVMIAKGGASLLKLEAISAMKRFLLPISKVITPNIPEAEVLTGLSIRTAEQKEEAAKRLWDMGVENVVIKGGHDENQSDSVDLLFDGKKFSRFSNKRIKTKNTHGTGCTFSAVITAELAKGQSVYEAILMAKDFIQAAIEEGIEIGHGHGPTNHWAFRKEKRKGVTR; encoded by the coding sequence ATGATTAAAAAAGTATTGACAATCGCAGGTTCTGACAGTGGAGGAGGAGCTGGAATTCAAGCGGATTTAAAGACCTTTCAGGAATTTGAGGTTTTTGGGATGACCGCTTTGACGGCAGTCACCGCTCAAAATACACTAGGCGTTCAGGCGGTCTATCCGATGACAGCCGATGCAGTAGTAAAACAAATACAATCCATCGGAGAGGATATTGGTGCAGATGCCATCAAAACAGGCATGCTCTTTAATGCAGAAATCATTGAAGCTGTTTCCGAAAGCCTAAAATTTTATCAATGGGACAATATCGTAGTGGATCCTGTCATGATTGCGAAGGGAGGTGCCTCTTTGTTAAAGCTGGAGGCGATTTCTGCAATGAAGCGATTCTTGTTGCCAATTTCAAAAGTAATTACCCCAAATATTCCTGAAGCTGAAGTATTAACAGGATTGTCGATACGAACGGCTGAACAGAAAGAAGAAGCTGCTAAAAGACTTTGGGATATGGGTGTGGAGAATGTTGTTATTAAAGGTGGCCATGATGAGAATCAAAGTGATTCCGTCGATCTATTGTTTGATGGAAAAAAATTCAGCAGATTTTCTAATAAACGAATCAAGACTAAGAACACCCATGGCACTGGTTGTACGTTTTCGGCAGTGATTACTGCTGAATTGGCAAAGGGTCAAAGTGTTTATGAAGCTATTTTGATGGCGAAGGATTTTATTCAAGCGGCGATTGAAGAGGGGATCGAAATTGGTCATGGGCATGGTCCAACCAATCATTGGGCCTTTCGAAAAGAAAAACGTAAAGGAGTTACACGATGA
- a CDS encoding ABC transporter ATP-binding protein produces the protein MSNTSMLSIKELTYAFKGTAPIFQHLKMEVKPGEFISVIGASGSGKSTLFKLITGLLEPDHGEIRINGLDTRKRLGKIGYMPQKDLLLPWRTVVENVLLPVEITKENKRQKLPEIQEWLERFGLAEYENAYPDELSGGMRQRVAFLRTLMTGRELLLLDEPFGALDSMTKRSMHSWLLGLWGELQKTVMFITHDLEEAILLSDRIYLIQGEGHQALQVVEVNLERPRSPDLIYQPEFITIRKELEQLIHDER, from the coding sequence TTGTCAAATACTTCTATGTTATCAATAAAGGAACTAACCTATGCCTTCAAAGGCACAGCACCAATTTTTCAGCATCTAAAAATGGAAGTGAAGCCAGGTGAATTCATCTCGGTTATTGGAGCAAGCGGTTCCGGTAAGAGTACCCTATTTAAATTGATTACCGGTTTACTAGAACCAGACCACGGTGAGATCCGCATCAATGGGCTAGACACTAGAAAGAGACTAGGGAAAATCGGCTATATGCCACAGAAAGATTTGCTTTTACCATGGAGAACGGTTGTAGAGAACGTATTGCTACCAGTAGAGATCACAAAGGAAAATAAGCGTCAGAAACTCCCTGAGATTCAGGAGTGGCTGGAAAGATTTGGACTAGCTGAATATGAAAATGCCTATCCTGATGAACTTTCGGGAGGAATGAGGCAGCGTGTAGCTTTTTTAAGAACGCTCATGACCGGAAGAGAACTATTATTATTAGATGAACCGTTTGGAGCACTCGATTCGATGACAAAGCGTAGCATGCACAGTTGGTTATTAGGGCTTTGGGGCGAATTGCAAAAAACTGTAATGTTTATTACTCATGATCTGGAAGAGGCGATCCTCCTAAGTGACCGAATTTATCTCATTCAAGGGGAGGGTCATCAAGCCTTACAAGTAGTTGAGGTAAACCTAGAAAGACCTAGGAGCCCGGATCTAATTTATCAACCAGAATTCATTACGATAAGAAAAGAACTGGAGCAGTTGATTCATGATGAAAGATAA
- a CDS encoding DHA2 family efflux MFS transporter permease subunit, producing MEQNRVETKRPPYGIISVLMVGAFIAFLNNTLLNIALPSIMSDLDVDPSTVQWLTTGFMLVNGILIPATAFLIQKYSVRNLFLVAMGLFTIGTILAGFAHSFPLLLAGRMTQASGSAIMMPLLMNVMLVSFPIEKRGAAMGIFGLILMGAPAIGPTLSGWIIEHYDWRMLFHFITPISIAIVLLGFFLLKDKKGKVDIRLDIFSLSLSSIGFGGLLYGFSSAGKKGWDSPHVYLTIIIGVISLAWFIIRQLKQEKPMLNFRIFQFPMFALSSVISMVLTMAMFSGMLLLPIYVQTLRGISPMDAGLMMLPGAILMAVMSPITGVLFDKFGGRILAITGLIITVVTSYFFSQLSFETSYFELIVLYTVRMFGMSMVMMPVSTNGLNQLPASFYPHGTAMNNTLQQVSGAIGTALLVTIMSNRAESKAKELGEAAMAKLTEQPTAEALAQIQQQTLAQATLNGINFAFFVSVFIAAVALVLAFFMKRVKQAESALPVSKKVAKTKLTEQV from the coding sequence ATGGAACAAAACAGAGTCGAAACAAAACGTCCCCCATACGGGATCATATCAGTCCTGATGGTAGGGGCATTCATTGCATTTTTAAATAATACTTTACTAAATATCGCCCTGCCTTCAATTATGAGCGATTTAGATGTTGATCCATCAACAGTACAGTGGCTGACAACTGGATTCATGCTAGTAAATGGGATTCTAATTCCAGCGACTGCATTCTTAATTCAAAAATATTCAGTGAGAAACCTATTCTTGGTTGCCATGGGCTTATTTACAATCGGAACAATTTTAGCAGGATTTGCCCATTCCTTCCCGCTATTATTAGCAGGACGTATGACTCAAGCATCAGGTTCAGCAATCATGATGCCACTCTTAATGAATGTTATGTTAGTGAGCTTCCCCATTGAAAAGAGGGGAGCAGCGATGGGTATTTTCGGTTTGATTTTAATGGGTGCGCCAGCCATTGGACCAACGCTTTCTGGCTGGATCATTGAACACTATGACTGGAGAATGCTTTTCCACTTTATCACACCTATTTCCATTGCGATTGTGTTGTTAGGCTTTTTCTTACTTAAGGATAAAAAGGGAAAAGTGGATATACGTCTCGATATTTTTTCTTTATCACTTTCAAGTATCGGCTTTGGCGGGCTGCTATACGGCTTTAGTTCTGCTGGTAAAAAAGGCTGGGATAGCCCACACGTCTATTTGACAATCATCATTGGTGTCATATCATTGGCTTGGTTTATTATCCGCCAATTGAAACAAGAAAAACCAATGCTTAACTTTAGAATTTTTCAATTTCCAATGTTTGCTTTATCATCAGTGATTTCAATGGTGTTAACGATGGCGATGTTTTCTGGTATGCTGCTACTGCCAATCTATGTTCAAACATTGCGTGGAATTTCTCCAATGGATGCAGGGTTGATGATGTTGCCAGGTGCCATTTTGATGGCGGTGATGTCACCGATCACAGGTGTCTTGTTTGATAAGTTTGGTGGTCGTATTTTAGCAATAACGGGCCTAATTATTACAGTGGTTACAAGCTACTTTTTTAGCCAATTATCATTTGAAACTAGTTACTTTGAACTGATCGTCTTATATACAGTACGGATGTTTGGGATGTCGATGGTTATGATGCCAGTATCTACTAATGGTCTAAATCAATTGCCAGCTAGTTTTTATCCGCATGGTACAGCGATGAACAATACATTGCAGCAAGTATCAGGTGCGATTGGAACGGCATTATTGGTTACTATCATGTCAAATCGTGCAGAATCAAAGGCTAAAGAACTTGGTGAGGCTGCGATGGCCAAATTAACAGAGCAGCCAACAGCAGAAGCGTTAGCACAGATACAGCAGCAGACACTTGCTCAAGCAACATTAAATGGTATTAATTTTGCATTCTTTGTATCTGTCTTTATTGCAGCAGTTGCCCTTGTTTTAGCGTTCTTTATGAAACGTGTGAAACAAGCAGAGAGCGCACTCCCTGTTAGTAAAAAAGTTGCCAAGACAAAATTAACTGAACAGGTTTAG
- a CDS encoding cation diffusion facilitator family transporter has protein sequence MEEQAYLDLKRGERGAIISIIAYICLSLLKLAVGFIANSEALKADGLNNVTDIIASVAILIGLKLSQRPADDDHPYGHWKAETVASMTASFIMMAVGLKVMYDAISSVFNGVENTPDLIAAWTGLFCAVVMYFVYRYNKKLATEIGSQSVLAAAKDNLSDAWVSIGAFVGIIGAQFGFPWLDPVTAIIVGFLICKTALDIFRDASLYLTDGFDEKQIGTYKDAINNCYGVKGVKDIKARNYGNNVVVDVVILVNSDLHIRDAHDIATMVEKELIDKYQVYDVHVHVEPN, from the coding sequence ATGGAAGAACAGGCTTATTTAGATTTAAAAAGGGGAGAACGAGGAGCGATTATTAGTATAATTGCTTATATTTGTTTGTCATTATTAAAATTGGCGGTTGGATTTATCGCTAATTCTGAAGCCTTAAAAGCGGATGGATTAAACAATGTTACGGATATTATTGCCTCGGTTGCAATCCTCATTGGCCTAAAACTATCCCAGAGACCCGCGGACGATGATCATCCATATGGTCATTGGAAAGCAGAAACAGTTGCCTCCATGACCGCTTCTTTTATCATGATGGCCGTTGGACTTAAAGTTATGTATGACGCGATTTCTAGTGTCTTTAATGGTGTGGAAAATACACCTGATCTAATTGCAGCATGGACGGGACTTTTTTGTGCAGTAGTTATGTATTTTGTTTATCGATATAATAAAAAATTGGCAACCGAGATTGGCAGCCAATCCGTTTTGGCTGCAGCTAAGGATAATCTATCAGACGCTTGGGTTAGTATCGGTGCTTTTGTCGGAATAATCGGGGCGCAATTCGGCTTTCCATGGCTTGATCCGGTAACCGCTATAATTGTCGGCTTCCTTATTTGTAAAACTGCCTTGGATATTTTTCGAGATGCCTCCCTTTACTTGACTGATGGGTTCGATGAAAAGCAAATAGGAACATATAAAGATGCAATCAATAATTGTTACGGTGTTAAAGGTGTAAAGGACATAAAAGCAAGAAACTACGGAAATAACGTGGTTGTGGATGTTGTCATCCTGGTTAATTCTGATTTACATATACGAGATGCTCATGATATAGCAACTATGGTTGAGAAGGAATTAATAGATAAATATCAGGTTTATGATGTACATGTACATGTAGAGCCAAATTAG